Proteins from one Burkholderia oklahomensis C6786 genomic window:
- a CDS encoding nuclear transport factor 2 family protein — protein MVAKVIDAIRALERDRFRAMVDGDGEALEALLSDKVYYVHTNGKRETKQQFIDAITAGRRRYRQIEVQSQEVLPVGDATYVVAGRALIEMETNNGGLVFPIAYTAVQTQESGRWRLLAWQATRCATES, from the coding sequence ATGGTGGCGAAGGTGATCGATGCGATTCGCGCGCTCGAGCGCGACCGGTTTCGTGCGATGGTCGACGGCGACGGCGAGGCGCTTGAAGCGTTGTTGTCCGACAAGGTCTACTACGTGCACACCAACGGCAAACGCGAGACCAAGCAGCAGTTCATCGACGCGATCACGGCAGGGCGCCGCCGCTATCGGCAGATCGAAGTCCAGTCGCAGGAGGTGCTGCCCGTCGGCGACGCCACGTACGTCGTCGCGGGGCGCGCGCTGATCGAGATGGAGACGAACAACGGCGGCCTCGTGTTTCCGATCGCCTACACCGCCGTGCAGACGCAGGAGAGCGGCCGCTGGCGCCTCCTCGCATGGCAGGCGACGCGCTGCGCGACCGAGAGCTAG
- a CDS encoding acyloxyacyl hydrolase, which translates to MNDKNGGRAGRVIARVAVAAALAGASGTAFADRWGLQLGGGVADHDIKKGDIAVAWDPNWTWWEIGGWHFAFVAEGHLSYWRYTGDRAINDSVWEVGATPIVRFIKSAGHVRPFIEAGVGVRFLSHPTISQNYSMSTAFQFADMVGVGAQFGNRQQYQAGFRFQHVSNAGIKDPNPGINFSQLYVQYNF; encoded by the coding sequence ATGAACGATAAAAACGGCGGTCGGGCGGGGCGGGTCATCGCACGGGTCGCAGTGGCGGCGGCGCTTGCCGGCGCTTCCGGCACCGCTTTCGCGGATCGATGGGGATTGCAGCTCGGCGGCGGCGTCGCCGATCACGACATCAAGAAGGGCGACATCGCCGTCGCTTGGGATCCGAACTGGACCTGGTGGGAAATCGGCGGCTGGCACTTCGCGTTCGTCGCCGAAGGACACTTGTCGTATTGGCGGTACACGGGCGATCGCGCGATCAACGACAGCGTCTGGGAAGTCGGCGCAACGCCCATCGTGCGCTTCATCAAGAGCGCGGGCCATGTGCGGCCGTTCATCGAGGCGGGCGTCGGCGTGCGTTTCCTGTCGCATCCGACGATCTCGCAGAACTACTCGATGTCGACTGCGTTCCAGTTCGCCGACATGGTCGGCGTCGGCGCGCAATTCGGCAATCGTCAGCAGTATCAGGCGGGTTTTCGTTTCCAGCACGTGTCCAATGCGGGTATCAAAGACCCGAATCCTGGTATAAATTTCAGCCAGCTCTACGTGCAATACAACTTCTGA